One Nitrospirota bacterium genomic window carries:
- a CDS encoding DUF1566 domain-containing protein produces MQTISSFIFVTAAFLFIAVSSEAALRDRGNGLIYDDALNITWLQDANYSGRTLTWDEANTWAAGLIFQSFDDWRLPDSDSCSGSGCSGSEMGHLYVSDGITSDSPGAFINVRPFMYWSSTEYVQDPSQAWRYSFKYGTQGTSGKALNRYAWAVRDGDSIPSMAPEPSSAVLFFSGIATLFGLKRRSIYLIIKRK; encoded by the coding sequence ATGCAGACAATTAGTTCATTTATATTTGTGACAGCAGCATTCCTGTTCATTGCCGTTTCATCTGAAGCAGCTCTTAGAGACAGGGGGAACGGCTTAATTTACGATGATGCGCTTAATATAACCTGGCTGCAGGATGCAAATTATTCAGGCCGAACATTGACCTGGGATGAGGCCAACACCTGGGCTGCAGGCCTTATCTTCCAAAGCTTTGACGACTGGAGACTTCCTGATTCGGACAGTTGTTCAGGTTCCGGTTGTTCAGGCAGCGAGATGGGACATTTATACGTATCAGATGGTATTACATCAGATTCTCCGGGAGCTTTTATAAACGTAAGGCCATTCATGTACTGGTCGTCAACTGAGTATGTTCAAGACCCTTCTCAGGCATGGCGTTACAGCTTCAAATACGGCACTCAGGGGACAAGTGGTAAAGCGTTGAACCGATATGCCTGGGCAGTGCGGGATGGCGACTCTATACCTTCAATGGCACCTGAACCTTCTTCAGCAGTTTTGTTTTTCAGCGGGATCGCAACATTATTCGGGTTAAAAAGGAGATCAATATATCTAATCATAAAAAGGAAGTGA
- a CDS encoding DUF4139 domain-containing protein, translated as MRERSFYNNILFITLFLALFIAIGSSTAKAIENDPELKTVSTGLDDQVGMSLTVYNVNLGLVKDVRELTLDRVIGNLRFMDVASGIIPTSVSIRSLIDANSLGILEQNYEYDLLNPQKLLDKYVGKKVKIFNENPYTEREEIIEATLLSNNGGAIYQIGDEITFNYPGRVIFPEVPDDLISKPTLVWMFENTLPSKQKVEASYLTNGINWRADYVVTLNDKDDMADLSGWVTIENMSGTTYKDAKLKLVAGDVNRVKDEHEYDERMMYAAKAMAADEQFKEDAFFEYHIYTLQRNSTIKNNQTKQISLITADDIPVKKEFIFQGAAYYYRTQYGQPLSNQKVGVYVEIANMEKNNLGIPLPKGTIRIYKNDNEGSLQFVGEDSIDHTPKDEKIKVKLGDAFDIVGSRKQTSWEKTAYDTYEAGYEISLRNHQKEDIVVKVVEPIQGDWKMVSSSHDYNKTEAFTAEFNIPVPKDKEVKLNYKARMKF; from the coding sequence ATGAGAGAAAGAAGCTTTTATAATAACATCCTGTTTATCACGCTTTTTTTAGCATTATTTATTGCGATAGGCAGCAGTACGGCTAAGGCAATAGAGAATGATCCGGAGCTTAAGACAGTTTCCACCGGGCTTGATGATCAGGTTGGAATGTCCCTTACTGTTTATAACGTTAACCTGGGGCTTGTTAAAGATGTGAGGGAACTGACACTTGATAGGGTGATAGGAAATCTCAGGTTCATGGATGTGGCTTCAGGCATTATCCCGACAAGCGTATCAATAAGATCGCTGATAGACGCAAACAGCCTGGGCATACTTGAACAGAATTACGAATATGACCTGCTTAATCCGCAGAAGCTTCTGGATAAGTACGTCGGAAAGAAGGTGAAGATATTCAATGAAAACCCTTATACCGAAAGAGAGGAGATCATAGAAGCCACGCTTCTTTCAAATAACGGAGGAGCAATATATCAAATAGGTGATGAAATAACATTCAACTATCCCGGCAGGGTCATATTCCCGGAAGTACCCGATGACCTTATCTCAAAGCCAACACTGGTATGGATGTTTGAGAACACGCTCCCTTCAAAACAGAAGGTCGAGGCGTCCTATCTTACAAACGGCATCAACTGGCGCGCGGATTACGTGGTAACGCTTAATGATAAAGATGATATGGCTGACCTGTCAGGATGGGTAACGATAGAAAACATGAGCGGCACGACTTATAAAGATGCAAAGCTGAAGCTTGTTGCAGGTGATGTGAACAGGGTCAAAGATGAGCATGAATATGATGAAAGAATGATGTATGCGGCAAAGGCGATGGCAGCAGACGAACAGTTCAAGGAAGACGCGTTCTTTGAATATCACATATATACACTTCAGCGAAATTCAACTATCAAGAACAACCAGACAAAACAGATAAGCCTTATCACTGCTGATGATATCCCCGTGAAAAAAGAGTTCATTTTTCAGGGAGCGGCATATTACTACCGCACACAGTATGGGCAGCCTTTATCAAACCAGAAGGTAGGAGTTTACGTTGAGATAGCCAACATGGAAAAGAACAATCTTGGAATCCCTCTGCCTAAAGGCACGATCAGGATATACAAGAACGATAATGAAGGGAGCCTCCAGTTCGTTGGTGAGGACTCTATCGACCATACCCCGAAAGATGAGAAGATAAAAGTGAAGCTTGGGGATGCATTTGATATTGTCGGCAGCAGAAAGCAGACAAGCTGGGAAAAGACAGCTTATGATACTTATGAAGCCGGATATGAGATATCGCTCAGGAACCACCAGAAAGAAGATATTGTTGTAAAAGTTGTTGAACCTATTCAGGGGGACTGGAAGATGGTAAGCTCATCCCATGATTACAATAAGACAGAAGCATTCACTGCAGAATTCAATATCCCGGTTCCCAAAGATAAAGAGGTTAAGCTCAATTATAAGGCAAGAATGAAGTTCTGA
- a CDS encoding type IV pilus twitching motility protein PilT, translated as MAKIDKYFKIVLQNEASDLHLGSGAKPTMRKEGELIAIEDEILLNDILQEMLFEIITAGQKELFIKRKELDFSFEVPSGPRFRVNYYIGNKGICAAFRIVPVRIPSVKELGLPEHILKFADMSNGLVLVTGPTGCGKSTTLASIIDHINETRKDHVITIEDPIEFAYKNKNCLINQRELGAHTNSFANALKASLREDPDVILVGEMRDLETIELAITAAETGQLVFATLHTPSAAQSVDRIIDVFPEGKQAQIRTMLADTLKGIVAQQLLKKADKTGRIVAVEVLFVNYAVSNLIREGKTYQIPSVMQTSKQEQMQIMDEEIMKYLLHKIITPEEAYLKANNKKLFAPYLTGDSHRGGAQ; from the coding sequence ATGGCTAAGATAGATAAATATTTTAAAATCGTTCTACAGAATGAAGCCAGCGACCTGCACCTTGGTTCCGGCGCCAAGCCGACCATGAGGAAGGAAGGCGAGCTTATAGCGATAGAAGATGAAATATTGCTAAACGATATTCTTCAGGAAATGCTTTTTGAGATTATTACCGCAGGGCAAAAAGAGCTTTTTATTAAAAGAAAAGAGCTGGATTTTTCTTTTGAGGTGCCTTCAGGCCCAAGATTCAGGGTGAATTATTATATCGGAAACAAGGGAATTTGCGCGGCGTTCAGGATCGTGCCTGTACGCATACCTTCTGTCAAAGAGCTTGGGCTCCCTGAACATATCCTGAAGTTCGCGGACATGAGCAACGGCCTTGTGCTTGTAACAGGCCCCACAGGCTGCGGTAAATCCACTACACTCGCTTCAATAATAGACCATATAAATGAGACCAGAAAGGATCATGTTATTACCATTGAGGATCCTATTGAGTTTGCCTATAAAAACAAGAATTGCCTTATAAACCAGAGAGAACTTGGCGCCCATACAAATTCTTTTGCAAATGCGTTAAAGGCATCGCTGAGGGAGGATCCTGATGTTATCCTTGTCGGCGAGATGAGGGACCTTGAAACGATCGAGCTTGCGATAACAGCTGCAGAAACAGGACAACTGGTATTTGCTACCCTGCACACACCTTCCGCTGCGCAGAGCGTTGACAGGATCATTGATGTCTTTCCTGAAGGGAAGCAGGCACAGATACGCACAATGCTCGCAGATACACTCAAAGGTATAGTTGCTCAACAGCTCCTCAAGAAAGCTGATAAGACAGGAAGGATCGTTGCTGTTGAAGTGCTTTTTGTAAACTATGCGGTCTCAAACCTTATCAGGGAAGGCAAGACATACCAGATCCCTTCTGTCATGCAGACCTCAAAGCAGGAACAGATGCAGATAATGGACGAAGAGATAATGAAGTATTTACTGCATAAAATCATCACGCCTGAAGAGGCTTATCTGAAAGCAAATAATAAGAAGCTTTTTGCTCCATACCTCACCGGCGATAGCCATAGAGGAGGCGCACAATGA